The DNA segment ATCAATGATTTAAAGACCTACAACAAAACCTTGGGGCTTGAAACCATGTGTATCGGCGGAGGGCAAGGTGCCGCCTGCATTATTGAAAGGTTGAGTTAGCCTGTCATTGCGGGCGGTGTCATCCCCGCGAAGCATGCCCTCGACCCCGATCGGGGGGCGGGGACCCATGATGCCGAGCGTGGCAATCTCATCGCTCAAGCAGAAGGGATTGCTTCACCCGGCTGGGTTCGCAATGACAGAAGATCCTGCTGGTTCGTAATGACATTTAATGGAGTTTATATGGCAAAACAAATCAAGAAAGTAGCTGTTTTAGGATCCGGCATTATGGGCGGTGGCATTGCTGCACTATTAGCCGGGGCCGAGATTGACTGTCTGCTGCTCGATATCGTTCCCAAAGATGCCGATGCAACCCCGCAATCGCGCAACAAGCTTGCAATCAAAGGTTTAGAAAATTTGGCCAAAAGCAAACCTGCTTTGATTTTTTCAAAATCTGATCTCAAGCGCATCACGCCCGGTAACTTTGAAGATGATTGGAATAAACTCAAAGATTACGACATGGTGATTGAAGTCGTCGTCGAACGTCTCGACATTAAGCGTTCTGTCTTTGAACGTTTGGAAAAAGTGATTGGCCCTGAAACTATTGTCGCTTCTAATACATCCGGGCTTCCCTTAACTGCCATGGCCGAAGGTCGCTCTAAGAATTTCAAAAAGAATTTTTTGATTACCCATTTTTTTAATCCCGTTCGCTACATGAAGTTAGTCGAAGTGATCTCGGGCCCGGAAACCGATCCTCAAACCACACAATTCATCGCACAATTTTTAGAAAACACCCTCGGCAAAGGGGTGGTATACGCCAAAGATACACCTAATTTTATCGCTAACCGCATTGGCACCTTGGCATGGGTCGACGCGTTTAAACTCATGCTTGAAAAAAACTACACCGTTGACGAAGTCGATGTGATTTTGGGCCCAGCCTTGGGCAAACCCAAGAGTGCGATGTTTCGCACCGCTGACTTAGTAGGCCTCGACACCTTGGCTCACGTAATTGAAACTCTCTATCAATCTTGCCCCAACGATGAAAAGCGCGATGTGCTGGCCATGCCCAAAGAAGTTGGCCGCATGCTAGAAAATAAATGGCTAGGCGATAAAACCAAACAAGGTTTTTACAAAAAATCTAAAGATGCCAGCGGAAAATCGCAAATCTTAACCCTCGATTTAAAAAGCTTCGAATACCAACCGCAAAACAAACCTAAGTTTGATTCAGTGGGTGCGGTTCGCAAATTGACCGATGCGGGTGAAAAAATTAAAACCATGATTAACGCTACGGATCGCGCCGCTGAATTTGCCTGGATCACGACTCGCAATACTTTACTTTATGCGGCTAATCGCATCCCTGAGATTGCTGATGATGTGGTGAATGTCGATAACGCCATGAAATGGGGATTTAATTGGGACATTGGCCCCTTTGAAACCCTTGATGCCATTGGTGTTCAAGCCTTTGCCGAACGCGTGAAAAAAGATGGCCTAAGCGTCCCCAAAAATATTGAGTTAGTGTTAAATAAAGGCAGTGGTGTTTTTTACAAAAAAGCCGGGGCCAAAAAACTCTATTTTGATTTACAAAGCGCTACTTACCAAGAAATTCCCACTAAACCCAATGTTATTGTTCTCAAATCCATCCGCGAACAAAACAAAGTTATGAAGTCTAATGCTAGCGCCTCTATTTTAGACTTAGGCGATGGAGTGTTGGGTTTAGAATTTCACTCCAAAATGAACGCCATCGATGGCGACATTGGCGCCATGGGTATGGAAGCCATTGAGCTGGTCAAACAACCTGGCTACAAAGGTTTAGTGATCGCTAACGAAGGCGAAAATTTTTCAGTGGGTGCTAACCTCATGCTCATTTGGTTAGAATCTACCCAAAAGAATTTTGATAGCATTGAAAAGCTGGTCAAAGGTTTCCAAGATTTTTGTATGGCCTTGAAATATTCCCCTAAGCCGGTCGTGGCAGCCCCCTTTGGGCTTACGCTGGGTGGGGGTTGTGAAATTTGTATGGGTGCTGACCAAATCCGCGCCGCGGCTGAAACCTACATTGGCCTTGTCGAAGTGGGCGCTGGCCTTATTCCGGGAGGTGGTGGCAATAAAAATCTTTTGCTCAACGCAGAGGCCGCCCTCAAAGCTAAGGGCCAAAGGCTATGGATGGCCAACGGTGATGGTGGGTTTTTTCCCAAAGTGCAAAAGGCCTTTCAAACGATTGCCTTTGCAACCGTTGCCACGAGCGCCAAAGAAGGTTTTGAACATTGTTATTTAAAAAAGGGTGATCGGATTTCTTTATCCAAAGACAGCCTTATTTATGACGCTAAACAAGATGTTTTAGCATTATCTAAAACCTACCAACCTTCAACCCCTCGCCAAGATATTTTGGTGGGTGGAGTGGGAGCCTTTATGGCCATCAAAAGCGCGCTGCGGGGCTATCTTGCCATAAAACAAATCAGCGAACACGATGCGCTGGTTGGGGAAAAGCTTGCCTGGGTGCTCACCGCTGGGAAGTTGCCTAATCAAGCCTTGGTGTCAGAACAATATCTCCTCGATATTGAACGCGAGGCCTTCTTATCCCTTTGCGGTGAAGAAAAATCCCAAGCCCGCATGCAAGCCCTCCTCACCACCGGCAAGCCACTAAGGAATTAGTGTAATATTCTATTATTCTGAGCCCAGCAGGGCGAAAGAATCTTCCATTTTATTCTTCAATTAGGGTCACGTCTTTTCGAGGGAGGGAGAGGCCAATGGAGAGCCCGCGCCCGGTCGGCCTACTCGGGCTAAAAAATTTTTAAGCCCTCCTACGGCCGCCCTCCTGCGCTGAAAGGCTCTCCCTTGACCTCTCCCTCCCTCGAAAAGACTTCTTCTCAAGTATTTGAGATTATATAAAAAGCGAGCGAGGCGACTTTGCCGGTGACTTAGCTTTCTCGACCCATCGCGGAAGCGGCGGGGCCCCAA comes from the Deltaproteobacteria bacterium genome and includes:
- a CDS encoding 3-hydroxyacyl-CoA dehydrogenase/enoyl-CoA hydratase family protein translates to MAKQIKKVAVLGSGIMGGGIAALLAGAEIDCLLLDIVPKDADATPQSRNKLAIKGLENLAKSKPALIFSKSDLKRITPGNFEDDWNKLKDYDMVIEVVVERLDIKRSVFERLEKVIGPETIVASNTSGLPLTAMAEGRSKNFKKNFLITHFFNPVRYMKLVEVISGPETDPQTTQFIAQFLENTLGKGVVYAKDTPNFIANRIGTLAWVDAFKLMLEKNYTVDEVDVILGPALGKPKSAMFRTADLVGLDTLAHVIETLYQSCPNDEKRDVLAMPKEVGRMLENKWLGDKTKQGFYKKSKDASGKSQILTLDLKSFEYQPQNKPKFDSVGAVRKLTDAGEKIKTMINATDRAAEFAWITTRNTLLYAANRIPEIADDVVNVDNAMKWGFNWDIGPFETLDAIGVQAFAERVKKDGLSVPKNIELVLNKGSGVFYKKAGAKKLYFDLQSATYQEIPTKPNVIVLKSIREQNKVMKSNASASILDLGDGVLGLEFHSKMNAIDGDIGAMGMEAIELVKQPGYKGLVIANEGENFSVGANLMLIWLESTQKNFDSIEKLVKGFQDFCMALKYSPKPVVAAPFGLTLGGGCEICMGADQIRAAAETYIGLVEVGAGLIPGGGGNKNLLLNAEAALKAKGQRLWMANGDGGFFPKVQKAFQTIAFATVATSAKEGFEHCYLKKGDRISLSKDSLIYDAKQDVLALSKTYQPSTPRQDILVGGVGAFMAIKSALRGYLAIKQISEHDALVGEKLAWVLTAGKLPNQALVSEQYLLDIEREAFLSLCGEEKSQARMQALLTTGKPLRN